A region of Macrobrachium nipponense isolate FS-2020 chromosome 7, ASM1510439v2, whole genome shotgun sequence DNA encodes the following proteins:
- the LOC135217562 gene encoding uncharacterized protein LOC135217562 has protein sequence MLLSLYLSLFTAPVPQRPTRLPTVAAPWWPNLLPTVSVPRRPNPPPHRPHTPAAQPTSPPSTLPSDPTSLPTIPMPWRPTCLPTIPASRQLNLLATPPTVLPPLPASPPFPRPGDPIRLPTVPAPQLPNPPPPPHRSPFPGIQHPSPPHRPHSPPADPNLASPTVPMNSKPASITIPRIPDGPTMPSHCPPSPATQPTSPPKRPNPAPHVPLTPATHPGSPSSPRLSSPTRVPTALRSCGPKPASPLFLHPGSPTHLTPVSAPWQPNPPPHCPTQPPNPPPHHPHSLASQNLPPHHPAPQRSNSPPHCPHGPTRLLTVPTHRHPNPPPHRPHSPAAQPASPPSLHPGSPTCLPTIPTARRPNQPPHCPYHALPDQPASPSSLSTCCPTAPR, from the coding sequence ATGCTTCTTTCCCTCTACCTATCTCTCTTCACCGCTCCCGTGCCTCAGCGGCCCACCCGCCTCCCCACCGTCGCAGCACCCTGGTGGCCCAACCTCCTCCCCACTGTCTCTGTGCCCCGACGGCCCAACCCGCCTCCCCATCGTCCCCACACCCCGGCGGCACAACCCACCTCCCCACCGTCCACGCTCCCCAGCGACCCAACTAGCCTCCCCACTATCCCCATGCCCTGGCGGCCAACCTGCCTTCCCACCATCCCTGCGTCCCGGCAGCTCAACCTCCTCGCCACTCCCCCCACcgtcctccctcccctccccgcctCCCCACCATTCCCGCGTCCTGGCGACCCAATCCGTCTCCCCACTGTCCCCGCCCCCCAGCTGCCCAacccgcctccccctccccaccggtCCCCATTCCCCGGCATCCAACACCCATCGCCTCCCCACCGTCCCCACTCCCCACCAGCGGACCCTAACCTAGCCTCCCCAACCGTCCCCATGAATTCCAAACCCGCCTCCATCACCATCCCGCGGATCCCCGATGGCCCAACCATGCCTTCCCACTGTCCCCCATCCCCAGCGACACAACCCACCTCCCCACCAAAACGACCCAACCCAGCTCCCCACGTTCCCCTCACTCCAGCGACCCATCCCGGCTCCCCGTCGTCCCCACGCCTCAGCAGCCCAACCCGCGTCCCTACCGCCCTGCGCTCCTGCGGTCCAAAACCTGCCTCACCACTGTTCCTGCACCCCGGTAGCCCAACCCACCTCACCCCTGTCTCCGCACCCTGGCAGCCCAACCCACCTCCCCACTGTCCCACGCAGCCACCCAACCCGCCTCCCCACCATCCCCACTCCCTGGCATCCCAAAACCTGCCTCCCCACCATCCCGCTCCCCAGCGCTCTAACTCGCCTCCCCACTGTCCCCATGGCCCAACCCGCCTCCTCACTGTCCCCACTCACCGACACCCTAACCCGCCTCCCCACCGTCCCCACTCTCCAGCAGCCCAACCTGCCTCCCCACCGTCCTTGCACCCCGGTTCCCCAACATGCCTTCCCACCATCCCCACAGCCCGTCGGCCCAACCAACCTCCCCACTGTCCCTACCATGCTCTGCCGGACCAACCCGCCTCCCCATCGTCCCTAAGCACCTGCTGCCCAACTGCGCCCAGATGA
- the LOC135217563 gene encoding uncharacterized protein LOC135217563, whose product MNQPASPPPQSTRPAGLTCSPQSTRPASLTCFPTVPKHLRLNLALPDQPASPPSPCTTDPTRHPTSPNPTRLPIVRALLPQSAFPLSPYPNPPPHRLRSLMAQPTSPRSPLPCSPTCLHTRPNPAPYRPTPLRPDLPPHHPRSLPPHCSCAQAAQPTSPCLCTLAAQPTSPPSCAPRAQPVSPMSLLRPGPACLPTVPAPLPPNPPLHCPHSLASQTTSPPSPPPRAPTRHPTIPSPPGALTCLPSLPWPNPPPHHPQSPTAQHASPLSLLPSSPTCLPHPPCSPAETQPGLPTSSRPSAPTCLPTILAPRCPNTRASLHCPHSLLAQPTSPLSLSTCDPTAHYWTYSPRHRHCCLPAQPTRLPIVPKHLRPNCTLIDQPAPHPPSPHTRQPKPASPPSPSTCGPTAPCRTNPTPHRPHAPPAQHDSPLSPRPGSPTRLPTIPPQM is encoded by the exons ATGAACCAACCCGCCTCCCCACCCCCACAATCAACGCGCCCCGCCGGCCTAACCTGCTCCCCACAATCAACGCGCCCCGCCAGCCTAACCTGCTTTCCCACTGTCCCCAAGCACCTGCGGCTCAACCTCGCCCTGCCGGACCAACCTGCCTCCCCACCGTCCCCGTGCACCACCGACCCAACCCGACACCCCACTTCCCC CAACCCAACCCGCCTCCCCATCGTCCGTGCCCTTTTGCCTCAATCTGCCTTCCCCCTGTCCCCGTACCCCAACCCGCCTCCTCACCGTCTACGCTCCCTGATGGCCCAACCCACCTCCCCACGGTCCCCGCTCCCCTGTAGCCCAACCTGCCTTCACACT CGGCCCAACCCGGCTCCCTACCGCCCCACTCCCCTACGGCCAGACCTGCCTCCCCACCATCCTCGCTCCTTGCCTCCCCACTGTTCCTGCGCCCAGGCGGCCCAACCCACCTCCCCCTGTCTTTGCACCCTGGCGGCCCAACCCACCTCCCCACCGTCCTGCGCCCCACGGGCCCAACCCGTCTCCCCAATGTCCCTGCTCCGCCCCGGCCCAGCATGTCTCCCGACCGTCCCCGCTCCCCTGCCTCCCAACCCGCCTCTCCACTGTCCCCACTCCCTGGCTTCCCAAACAACCTCCCCACCATCCCCGCCCCCTAGGGCACCAACCCGCCACCCCACCATCCCATCCCCGCCCGGCGCCCTAACCTGCCTCCCCTCTCTCCCATGGCCCAATCCGCCTCCTCACCATCCTCAGTCACCGACGGCCCAACACGCCTCCCCACTGTCCCTGCTCCCCAGCAGCCCTACCTGCCTCCCACACCCTCCCTGCTCCCCGGCGGAGACCCAACCCGGCCTCCCCACATCCTCGCGTCCCAGTGCCCCAACATGCCTCCCCACCATACTCGCGCCCCGGTGCCCCAACACGCGCGCCTCTCTCCACTGTCCCCACAGCCTGTTGGCCCAACCCACCTCCCCACTGTCCCTAAGCACCTGCGACCCAACCGCGCACTACTGGACCTACTCCCCTCGCCACCGTCACTGCTGCCTGCCGGCACAACCCACCCGCCTTCCCATCGTCCCTAAGCACCTGCGGCCCAACTGCACCCTGATAGACCAACCCGCCCCCCATCCACCATCCCCGCACACCCGCCAGCCCAAACCTGCCTCCCCACCGTCCCCCAGCACCTGTGGCCCAACCGCGCCCTGCCGGACCAACCCGACTCCCCACCGTCCCCACGCCCCACCGGCCCAACACGACTCCCCACTGTCCCCGCGCCCTGGCAGTCCAACCCGCCTCCCCACCATCCCACCCCAG ATGTGA